One segment of Pangasianodon hypophthalmus isolate fPanHyp1 chromosome 10, fPanHyp1.pri, whole genome shotgun sequence DNA contains the following:
- the stard9 gene encoding stAR-related lipid transfer protein 9 codes for MANVKVAIRVRPLNSRETVDGGRIAVQVEDKVVRVKNVKLDGRLDGRVEAPGDSRERLFEFGFDYCYWSVNPEAPNYASQEEVFQDLGMCVLAGATEGYNVCLFAYGQTGSGKTYTMMGNPDSIGLTPRICQGLFRSGIDSPDGKNCRVEVSFLEIYNERVRDLLRGADQKKPAALRVREHPEKGPYVQGLTQHVVEDYKQAADLLEEGIANRITAATHVHDASSRSHAIFSIQYTQAILENNLPSEIVSKINLVDLAGSERADPNYCRDRITEGANINKSLVTLGIVISALAQNSQMCSSSQSINSMLSEGEASTVGSQSSSLSSSSRRQCFIPYRDSVLTWLLKDSLGGNSKTIMIATISPSCSSYNETLSTLRYAAHAKNIVNKPRVNEDASVRLIRELREEIDRLKSMLLSFSMQRNPSPSLSDERDSSLSDIVLQNELKVEQLTKDWSESWRDKRALLEQYSVDINQDRAGVQIHSLRPHLISLEPDVLSTGVTIYHLREGITRIGPQDSNEEEPHIVMPEGSVCEIENQNGVVTLKPLPHTACMVNNREITEPCRLAQGAVITLGGRHKFRFNHPAEAAVLKERRRIIEGGPLFSSSELNILSPKSRAEEVGSQEASERLAPWQRLEEHQRYVECLREEILVEQRRAEKDLEREQAHLRKQRSEIQQWILQEKQRFAAIREKGTLDSGVQTDVIPLPALAGVNENESTSETVHPSLIVGDRKRVVQEELLKHHALRRNENRIRRKRLRYQLERIARKRHLLEAKQELQRLETALSLGVDGPLSPDLGSPSKRRGRSMVLRRHSFSVDLLSRLYPQHSPIFSQFLRRNRLSESTSSLSRVTFPRRWVSDECLPGKTRGRSNTMPSRCSQGTSSRTGSSENIKMLVKENIPSEEMTERKVLASQHLSSSVWTHNMIKTTMDSDNRNSEKVLPIIKQSSTQKNSPNGGKNSPHEGNKGLETIRKALSRSVGFGIKMALSRVFRKPPLGSRGGKSAKSASRVKTQFAVEGKKEKIVGDMGTEQQKFPIKSTVSCDGLDQLISLKAKKQGRWHSAETLTKKTRRWVKTQQDLTNWVEKSGDEVADDSSDCESLFSVDSLSSAYAIALAEQLQQEDCGQSEAESEDSQMSKDSLVKESSGSTDARPALKLNHSICHTFHSSSNPQSNTGREKIEESKEKPEELFGSLHGQNVTRQAIKESSHFSQVISDSRLSSDATVRETEAFLALTDAWSSTDATDSPRILGTSETLLKLCILSETSSSQSQASLDLSCATTGSDSQISTCFDSTQGKDATVKERNHISSERETVLDYFLSDLTSTSCSTPECTLLQENNWLLSNFEALSTSGEISVTQNTMSNNTLCTDKPPPPELAPLEMNDVDMLVVSAPSKESAVLSSWSFSGCFPGKSPDKDLKSNSTKQTELILSGDESLITESVAPQNNFIESKQETQCKESCIAETSSRNSNIFSKCDGKTHLEIQHSHSTLHLGNALKSSNKQKSICSMKELRQSAIHSLKIENDFQCESQMEHLINHAEKEVSDEKILLQRQVQCAEKCSESYDARNTKDYPFEMNTKSDSASEVADSLRHCDNHLEHESCNLYSRKRSKDSQDDLAGNLKTPKRSCVESLVPGDSAVNNVLFMFNDSSNINRDSTGKLLPTEKEITTNLSQTFQQDSKTATMGNHINMYQNSNNPVASYTSEDRPASTVTKEQKVSIIPMNKSEMQGMPDLKFPDVKFVDKGVFESSTLQKVGLTINDKISEVVKEHLNMSLQVDGGEDINEDGGEDINSETSLATNSDALKVTQDKNEITDEGSQGKLGSSHTLPCVPGYSVDDTANVDNTDDCVRGKYIVNNPTEKEVVLNHQGVGFLSNCPSFLVKNLSAEIENSDNHNACRPVQQDLKKLPEVNSVLEVPTGNYPESLSTSHSNGLINEVISNSNKTIQLMSTCKQSPEVILSSEYVTVAEEHDQFFLMKTETIPINKVVHTPAPTGTSVRTEDNRFVLSSYTQQKPGIYPEENSISGVSKEVCGVTVSNRCSEAVVDHIASDMLKEAVKSVEASKVNMAAKFQQVVELNTVVHLDTESAIRFQKKNERSFNSNRAENVQATDSRPLKKLVHRECAGEKHGCTTEEQLHSGQNTDILSETKDEIMDLKNHTCSGKLHKETTVSKSGQVLVFCTSELQRDNQTQIIQSVMNEKQSNCPQNEDQSLSNEDHMPHRRITQELCVNVQKEKKRSDQLQSQDLSILSKSVQRPEQTDKQTNKVELIFSASMSLNPKEHRQVKIESTEKANGGKQHATINSSRLVFSRTNEERQRVKSKKYRKAHFTAPLSSSTDSTPDSSLDEIAKSRVHKCGIATLAMPGTPAPGRPMTENRNSSSDESSTSLSLEINQSIESKSKHNHSYGTGSDEPYTYIRDVTTDVAEEVRQKKYNLTAKLSKIPGLSKDDETIQLTRSTSTEHIPHENNHERTKSFENDSNQNREPILHFGSSDINPFVHTRKKNQLLKSAYKNQPFGSAVNISSQLSSLESSSNGIARCCSMDNGLNVQNSPFNSHLSTYAVQRGLSSTLSSAEDSKEHISTDPKLREAFHTPIICNEKILTASGSDSCNDTLDLASSSGQVDEIVLVYSSEHESQESKQDSRKCDHGTQTVKFYDDLEKKNRHRRSSTQVPVSRQVHGPSTTWTSLQNMSEHLSELIVSTSDLLGNIQCMRTGESSMKNRSPLKTCSKVSKVRSDKYCKNDGSTQTATDVGIQTEDIALLTKQNKVSQSTSPIQNPKSHEVNVIVKVIGSEVCNVPKQDHVIKSIKDQCDSRQTFETIKSMPDLRSGGSPPSEQFGGNLDTVKILSLETVAPNQHCFNPVTVDHKASNTFAVCHQRKCSSQMLAKDNQTHQQMKPKNNPDKMVLLIDRASSPILTVDVTNLQKGKIKSGTIHTPSEMLSKTVRNPPENKPVSTNKPKSQYQREHFYTYQTENKSVSSMSHHSINLGAPVAYSKEVSSSRCIQNGRKKQSLGVQSKGASQAIWCSPLSHGHSSSVKHRQPVDLSQNTLQSSAPINQSYRSSMQEYKHRLYKDVSCWSDLSNDTLQYQEEDSMSLAPSDCNTDVLVSINPLTETSPLQEDYWIPENLPMHNKFTNWSGINQQSPARLSNENNTTVQKSPDINTHSLHLHSAESESLRYKYKPELLESADRRTREIERLRKEREQVLASMQLDLNLHPLSVELTEAKLHYGLGKTDTLLKMLKSSSKTESTISTKQQLYDRHRRSIDGLRKEREDRLQTSRRARSLSPSKHLNSSNHMTEQSQRTVDLPSRQREYLQHLRKEVVEMSRVPDPPRREGQYPTDIELLLRDYSRAREEAKTEIAKARVRLRERTEQEKRRLEQQALTQSVKDHLRLCTRVSNSTLCTGSNLSLSSGPTSGYNSSNAALLKDGTSPSVQITGVSDRELRVRSRPPMIPPQSLKAPRAWLSAQDIRVESSSSGYELHSSSSPSSPGRQRTCSFSSPSSISISYQDIADCTLTSAISEVHLASGGDVRNLLSGSAEAGWRYQGLENGVQTFHRPSSRPSAHGFLGAMELERPLASLWSLIRDHSKIHLYNKSLKSAWTRLLDDTTQLVYLLTDPSNCHMKQPRDFCCLSTESKRDDMWVLAMQSVFEESLPRPSMDTVRGEMFPSAWILQRSQRQGREIVTVIYLLQVDLGTPTLPQRLLNVVARKQAAVIADLDTFLAL; via the exons GTGTTCCAGGAtctgggtatgtgtgtgttggctggAGCAACTGAAGGCTACAATGTCTGCCTGTTTGCGTATGGACAGACAGGCTCAGGAAAGACCTACACCATGATGGGCAATCCA GATTCGATTGGATTGACGCCAAGGATTTGTCAA GGTCTGTTCCGATCTGGTATAGACTCTCCTGATGGAAAAAACTGCAGGGTTGAAGTTAG TTTCTTAGAGATCTACAACGAGCGAGTACGTGATCTGCTGAGAGGGGCAGACCAGAAAAAGCCAGCGGCCCTGCGTGTGAGGGAGCACCCAGAAAAAGGGCCATATGTTCAGG gtcTTACTCAGCATGTGGTGGAGGACTACAAGCAGGCAGCAGATCTGCTGGAAGAGGGCATCGCTAACCGCATCACAGCTGCCACACATGTTCACGATGCCAGCAGCCGATCACATGCCATTTTCAGCATCCAGTACACACAG GCGATACTAGAGAATAACCTTCCGTCTGAAATAGTGAGCAAGATCAACTTAGTGGACCTGGCTGGCAG TGAGAGAGCGGACCCTAATTACTGCCGAGATCGGATTACTGAAGGAGCCAACATCAACAAGTCTCTAGTTACTCTGGGAATTGTCATATCTGCTCTCG CTCAGAACTCTCAGATGTGCAGTAGCAGTCAGAGCATTAACAGCATGCTGAGTGAGGGGGAGGCCAGCACGGTCGGCAGTCAGTCCAGCTCCCTGTCCAGCAGCAGTCGCAGACAATGCTTCATCCCCTACAGAGACTCTGTCCTCACCTGGCTCCTCAAAGACAGCCTGGGTGGCAACTCCAAAACCATAATGATCGCAA CAATCTCACCTTCTTGCAGCAGCTACAATGAGACTCTCAGCACCCTCCGCTATGCTGCTCACGCCAAGAACATTGTCAACAAGCCAAGAGTCAATGAG GATGCCAGTGTGAGGCTGATCAGGGAGCTCCGTGAAGAGATCGATCGACTGAAGAGCATGCTGCTGAGCTTCTCTATG CAGAGAAACCCCAGCCCATCTCTgagtgatgagagagacagcagccTTTCAGACATAGTGCTGCAGAATGAACTCAAG GTGGAACAGCTTACTAAAGACTGGTCGGAGAGTTGGCGGGATAAGCGAGCTCTTCtggagcagtacagtgtggaCATTAACCAGGACAGAGCAGGAGTTCAGATACATTCTCTCCGACCCCACCTCATCTCCCTAGAGCCGGACGTCCTGAGCACAGGAGTCACCATTTACCACCTCCGG GAAGGAATCACCAGAATTGGACCTCAGGATTCAAATGAGGAAGAACCCCATATTG TCATGCCAGAGGGTTCCGTTTGTGAAATTGAGAATCAGAATGGAGTTGTTACCCTCAAACCCCTACCACACACAGCCTGCATGGTCAACAATAGAGAGATCACTGAACCGTGTCGACTCGCGCAAG GTGCAGTGATAACATTAGGAGGACGTCACAAGTTCCGGTTTAACCACCCTGCAGAGGCAGCAGTTCTGAAGGAGAGGAGACGT ATCATTGAAGGTGGTCCTCTTTTCAGCTCATCTGAGCTGAACATTCTCTCTCCTAAATCAAG GGCAGAGGAAGTGGGTAGTCAGGAAGCCAGTGAAAGGTTGGCTCCCTGGCAGAGGCTGGAGGAGCATCAGCGCTACGTGGAATGTCTGCGTGAGGAGATCCTGGTGGAACAGAGAAGAGCTGAGAAAGACTTGGAGAGAGAGCAGGCCCATCTTCGAAAGCAACGCTCTGAGA TCCAGCAGTGGATCTTGCAAGAAAAGCAGCGTTTTGCTGCCATCAGGGAGAAGGGCACGCTTGACTCAGGGGTGCAGACAGATGTCATTCCTCTGCCTGCACTGGCTGGCGTTAATGAGAACGAGAGCACCAGCGAAACAGTGCATCCATCACTAATTGTGGGTGATAGGAAACGGGTGGTACAAGAAGAGCTCCTCAAGCACCATGCACTCCGAAGAAATGAGAATCGCATTCGCCGAAAAAGACTGCGCTACCAGCTGGAAAGAATTGCTCGCAAGCGACACCTGCTAGAGGCAAAGCAAGAGCTTCAGAGACTGGAGACTGCCCTTTCACTTGGGGTTGACGGACCCCTGTCCCCTGATCTTGGGTCTCCCTCAAAGCGCAGAGGACGTTCAATGGTCTTGCGAAGACATTCTTTTTCTGTTGACCTTTTGTCTCGACTTTACCCTCAACATTCACCTATTTTCAG ccAATTCCTTAGGAGGAACAGATTATCTGAGTCGACATCATCTCTCTCTAGGGTTACCTTTCCTAGAAGATGGGTGTCTGATGAATGTCTACCAGGCAAAACTAGAGGCCGCTCTAACACTATGCCCTCAAGGTGTAGTCAGGGGACTTCAAGTAGGACAGGCTCCTCTGAGAACATCAAAATGTTAGTGAAGGAAAACATACCATCTGAGGAAATGACTGAAAGAAAAGTTCTTGCATCTCAGCATCTTTCATCATCAGTCTGGACTCATAACATGATAAAAACTACAATGGATTCAGATAATAGAAATAGTGAGAAGGTACTTCCAATAATAAAGCAATCAAGTACACAAAAAAACTCACCTAACGGAGGAAAGAATTCACCCCATGAAGGAAACAAGGGCTTGGAGACAATCCGCAAAGCTCTTTCTCGATCAGTTGGCTTTGGAATAAAGATGGCTTTGTCAAGGGTTTTCCGCAAGCCTCCTTTAGGGTCACGAGGTGGCAAAAGTGCTAAGTCTGCTAGCAGAGTGAAAACTCAGTTTGCtgtggaaggaaagaaagagaaaattgtAGGAGACATGGGGACAGAGCAGCAAAAGTTCCCTATTAAATCAACAGTGTCTTGTGATGGTTTAGACCAGCTCATCTCATTAAAAGCAAAGAAGCAGGGACGCTGGCATAGTGCAGAGACCCTGACTAAAAAGACCAGAAGATGGGTCAAGACGCAACAAGATCTGACTAACTGGGTAGAGAAAAGTGGTGATGAAGTTGCTGATGACTCTTCAGACTGCGAGAGCCTTTTCTCAGTGGACTCCCTTTCATCAGCCTATGCCATTGCATTGGCGGAGCAGCTTCAGCAAGAGGACTGTGGCCAGAGTGAGGCGGAGAGTGAGGACAGTCAGATGTCCAAGGACTCACTTGTCAAGGAAAGTAGTGGGAGCACTGATGCAAGGCCAGCACTGAAGCTTAATCACTCCATTTGTCATACTTTCCATTCATCATCTAATCCACAATCAAACACAGGTagagaaaaaatagaagaaTCCAAAGAAAAGCCTGAAGAGCTTTTCGGGAGTCTACATGGTCAAAATGTAACAAGACAAGCAATAAAGGAGTCTTCACACTTCTCACAGGTAATATCTGATTCCCGGCTCTCTAGTGATGCCACTGTCAGAGAAACAGAAGCTTTCCTTGCACTTACAGATGCATGGTCATCCACCGATGCAACAGATAGTCCTAGGATCCTTGGGACCTCAGAGACCTTGTTGAAACTATGCATACTATCAGAGACCAGTAGCAGCCAAAGCCAGGCTAGTCTAGATCTGTCTTGTGCAACAACTGGATCTGACAGCCAAATATCAACCTGTTTTGATTCTACACAAGGTAAAGATGCGACAGTTAAGGAACGAAATCACATATCCTCTGAAAGGGAAACAGTCTTGGACTATTTTTTGAGTGATCTTACCTCTACATCCTGTTCTACACCTGAATGCACATTACTGCAAGAAAATAATTGGCTATTGAGTAATTTTGAGGCACTGAGCACTTCTGGAGAGATTTCAGTCACTCAGAACACAATGAGCAATAACACATTATGCACAGacaaaccaccaccaccagaaTTAGCTCCATTAGAAATGAATGATGTTGATATGCTAGTGGTCAGTGCACCTTCCAAAGAAAGTGCTGTTCTCTCCAGTTGGAGTTTTTCAGGATGCTTCCCAGGTAAATCCCCTGATAAGGACTTAAAAAGCAATTCCACAAAACAAACTGAACTTATCCTATCAGGTGATGAGAGTCTTATCACTGAAAGCGTTGCACCACAAAATAACTTTATAGAATCAAAACAAGAAACACAGTGTAAGGAAAGTTGCATTGCAGAAACATCCTCCAGAAACAGTAATATTTTCTCAAAATGTGATGGAAAAACACATCTAGAAATTCAGCATTCTCATAGTACACTTCATCTAGGAAATGCTTTGAAAAGCAGTAATAAGCAGAAATCCATATGTTCTATGAAGGAACTCCGTCAATCAGCAATACATAGTTTGAAAATAGAGAATGATTTTCAGTGTGAGTCACAAATGGAGCATCTGATTAACCATGCTGAAAAGGAGGTGAGTGATGAAAAGATCTTGCTGCAGCGTCAGGTTCAGTGCGCGGAAAAATGTTCAGAGAGCTATGATGCAAGAAATACAAAAGATTACCCTTTTGAAATGAACACGAAGTCAGACAGTGCCAGTGAAGTGGCTGATTCTTTAAGACACTGTGATAATCACCTAGAGCACGAATCCTGCAATCTGTACTcaagaaaaagaagcaaagaTTCTCAAGATGATTTAGCAGGCAATTTGAAAACGCCAAAGAGAAGCTGTGTGGAATCCCTTGTTCCAGGTGATTCTGCTGTAAATAATGTGCTGTTCATGTTTAATGACAGTTCTAACATCAACAGAGACTCAACAGGCAAACTGTTACCAACAGAAAAGGAGATAACTACCAATTTGTCCCAAACATTTCAGCAAGATTCTAAAACTGCAACTATGGGCAATCATATCAACATGTACCAAAACAGCAATAATCCTGTTGCCAGCTATACCTCGGAAGACAGACCTGCATCTACAGTGACGAAAGAACAGAAAGTGTCCATCATTCCCATGAATAAAAGTGAAATGCAAGGTATGCCAGACCTAAAATTTCCTGATGTTAAGTTTGTGGACAAAGGAGTATTTGAGAGCAGTACATTGCAAAAGGTTGGCCTTACAATAAATGACAAGATATCAGAAGTTGTGAAAGAACACCTGAACATGTCACTGCAAGTGGATGGTGGTGAAGACATTAATGAAGATGGTGGTGAGGACATTAACAGTGAAACATCCTTAGCAACCAACAGTGATGCTCTTAAGGTCACTCAGGACAAGAATGAAATTACAGATGAGGGGTCACAAGGTAAACTTGGCAGTTCTCACACACTTCCATGTGTGCCTGGATATTCTGTTGATGATACAGCGAATGTGGACAACACAGATGACTGTGTGAGAGGAAAATATATAGTAAACAATCCCACTGAGAAAGAAGTTGTATTAAACCACCAAGGAGTTGGATTCCTTAGCAACTGTCCATCTTTTTTGGTGAAGAACCTTAGTGCAGAAATAGAAAATTCAGACAATCATAATGCATGTAGACCTGTGCAACAAGATTTGAAAAAGTTACCAGAAGTAAACTCTGTCCTAGAGGTACCAACTGGTAATTATCCAGAATCTTTAAGTACCAGCCATTCCAATGGTTTAATCAATGAAGTGATCAGCAACAGTAACAAAACCATACAACTGATGTCTACTTGTAAACAAAGCCCTGAAGTAATTTTATCTTCTGAatatgtcactgtggctgaggAACATGATCAGTTCTTTCTGATGAAAACAGAGACTATACCGATCAATAAAGTAGTTCACACTCCAGCTCCTACAGGAACATCTGTAAGGACTGAAGACAACAGATTTGTTCTTTCATCATACACACAACAGAAGCCAGGTATCTATCCTGAAGAAAACAGCATTTCAGGAGTCTCAAAAGAGGTTTGTGGTGTTACAGTGTCCAATCGTTGCTCAGAAGCTGTGGTGGACCACATTGCCTCAGACATGCTTAAGGAGGCAGTGAAGTCTGTGGAAGCAAGCAAAGTAAATATGGCAGCTAAATTTCAGCAGGTAGTGGAGTTAAACACTGTTGTACATCTTGACACTGAGTCAGCAATTCGATTTCAAAAGAAGAATGAACGCTCATTTAATTCAAACAGAGCTGAAAATGTTCAGGCCACTGATTCTAGACCACTTAAAAAGCTAGTACACCGAGAATGTGCTGGAGAAAAACATGGTTGTACCACAGAAGAACAACTTCATAGTGGACAGAACACAGATATTTTAAGTGAAACAAAAGATGAAATCATGGACCTCAAAAACCACACTTGTTCGGGAAAACTACATAAAGAGACCACAGTTTCTAAATCTGGCCAGGTTCTAGTGTTCTGTACTTCAGAGTTACAGAGAGACAACCAAACACAAATCATCCAAAGTGTTATGAATGAAAAGCAATCTAACTGTCCTCAAAATGAAGACCAATCACTGTCTAATGAGGACCATATGCCGCATAGAAGGATAACTCAGgaactgtgtgtgaatgttcaaaaagaaaagaagcgtTCAGACCAACTGCAATCTCAAGACTTATCCATCCTGTCTAAGTCTGTACAAAGACCagaacagacagataaacagacaaataaagTGGAGCTTATATTTTCAGCATCTATGTCATTAAACCCAAAGGAACATCGTCAAGTTAAAATTGAATCTACCGAAAAAGCTAATGGAGGGAAACAACATGCAACAATCAATAGTTCAAGACTCGTATTTTCTAGGACTAATGAAGAGCGACAGAGAGTAAAGTCAAAGAAATACAGGAAAGCCCATTTTACAGCCCCTCTAAGTTCATCCACTGACTCAACACCTGATTCATCCTTAGATGAGATAGCTAAATCTAGAGTACATAAATGTGGTATTGCCACCCTAGCCATGCCTGGCACACCTGCTCCTGGAAGACCaatgacagaaaacagaaatagcTCATCTGATGAATCAAGTACATCTCTGTCTTTagaaattaatcaatcaatcgaGTCAAAATCAAAACATAATCACTCTTATGGGACTGGCTCTGATGAACCATACACTTACATCAGAGATGTTACCACTGATGTAGCAGAGGAAGTGAGGCAGAAAAAATATAATCTTACGGCAAAGCTATCTAAAATTCCTGGTCTATCAAAGGATGATGAGACAATTCAATTAACCAGAAGCACTTCTACTGAACACATACCACATGAAAATAACCATGAAAGAACAAAATCATTTGAGAATGATTCCAACCAAAATAGAGAACCTATTCTACATTTTGGTTCAAGTGACATCAACCCCTTTGTTCATACAAGAAAAAAGAATCAGTTACTTAAATCTGCATACAAAAATCAGCCATTTGGAAGTGCAGTCAATATATCCAGTCAGCTTTCTTCACTTGAAAGTTCTAGTAATGGTATAGCGAGATGCTGCAGTATGGACAATGGGTTGAATGTCCAGAATTCTCCCTTCAATTCTCATTTGAGCACTTATGCAGTCCAAAGGGGGCTTTCGAGCACATTGAGTAGTGCTGAAGATTCTAAAGAACACATTTCTACAGACCCCAAGCTGAGGGAAGCCTTTCATACCCCAATTATTTGTAATGAGAAGATCTTAACAGCTTCTGGCAGTGACTCTTGCAATGATACCTTAGACTTAGCCAGTAGCTCAGGCCAAGTAGATGAAATAGTGCTGGTCTACTCTTCTGAACATGAAAGTCAGGAAAGTAAACAAGATTCAAGAAAATGTGACCATGGTACCCAGACAGTCAAGTTTTATGACGACTTggagaagaaaaacagacacaggAGGAGCAGTACCCAGGTTCCTGTTTCCAGACAGGTGCATGGACCATCGACCACATGGACAAGTCTACAGAATATGTCTGAACATCTTTCTGAGTTGATTGTCAGCACTTCTGATCTTCTAGGGAACATTCAGTGTATGAGAACAGGGGAAAGTTCTATGAAAAATAGGTCTCCATTAAAAACTTGTAGTAAAGTTTCAAAGGTACGCTCTGACAAATATTGCAAGAATGATGGCTCCACCCAGACTGCCACAGATGTTGGCATCCAAACTGAGGACATTGCACTGCTAACGAAACAGAACAAAGTTTCCCAGAGTACCTCACCCATACAGAACCCCAAATCTCATGAGGTCAATGTGATTGTCAAAGTTATTGGCTCCGAAGTTTGCAACGTACCAAAGCAAGATCATGTCATCAAATCTATTAAAGATCAGTGTGACAGCAGACAGACCTTTGAAACTATTAAAAGTATGCCTGACCTGCGTTCTGGAGGCTCACCTCCCTCTGAGCAATTTGGTGGAAATTTAGACACTGTAAAAATTCTCTCCCTAGAAACTGTTGCACCAAATCAGCACTGTTTCAATCCCGTCACAGTAGACCATAAAGCTTCCAACACTTTTGCAGTTTGTCATCAGAGAAAATGCTCTTCTCAAATGTTAGCAAAGGACAATCAAACACATCAGCAAATGAAGCCAAAGAATAACCCTGATAAAATGGTGTTGCTTATAGACCGTGCATCTTCACCTATTCTCACTGTGGATGTGACAAATTTACAGAAAGGGAAAATCAAATCTGGTACAATTCACACCCCCTCTGAGATGCTCTCAAAAACCGTCAGAAATCCACCTGAAAACAAACCAGTGTCCACCAATAAACCTAAGTCACAGTATCAAAGAGAACATTTTTACACATATCAAACTGAAAACAAATCAGTGTCTTCCATGTCTCACCACAGTATAAATTTAGGCGCACCAGTTGCATACTCCAAAGAAGTGTCATCCAGCAGATGCATacaaaatggaagaaagaaacagtCTCTTGGAGTACAAAGCAAAGGAGCAAGCCAAGCCATTTGGTGCAGTCCCCTGTCTCATGGTCACTCTTCCTCTGTCAAACACAGGCAACCTGTAGACTTGAGCCAAAACACATTACAATCCTCAGCACCCATTAATCAAAGCTACAGAAGCAGCATGCAAGAATATAAACACAGACTCTATAAAGATGTGAGCTGCTGGAGTGATCTGAGCAATGACACTCTCCAGTACCAAGAGGAAGACAGCATGTCTTTGGCTCCGAGTGACTGCAATACAGATGTCCTGGTCAGCATTAACCCGCTCACTGAAACCAGTCCACTCCAAGAGGACTACTGGATTCCTGAAAACCTGCCCATGCACAACAAGTTCACCAACTGGTCAGGCATCAATCAGCAGTCACCAGCCAGGCTCAGTAACGAAAACAATACAACTGTGCAAAAATCCCcagatattaacacacacagtcttcATCTACATTCAGCAGAGTCAGAGAGTCTCAGGTATAAGTACAAACCAGAGCTCTTGGAATCAGCAGATAGACGGACCAGAGAAATTGAGAGACTGCGGAAGGAACGGGAGCAGGTACTCGCCTCTATGCAATTAGATCTGAATCTTCATCCACTCAGTGTAGAGCTCACAGAGGCCAAGTTGCACTATGGCCTGGGGAAGACAGACACTCTGCTAAAGATGCTGAAGTCCAGTTCCAAAACAGAGTCTACCATCTCTACTAAACAGCAGCTGTATGACAG GCACAGGAGGAGTATCGATGGTttgaggaaggagagagaagatCGTCTTCAGACGTCCCGCCGAGCTCGAAGTCTCAGCCCCAGCAAGCATCTAAACTCATCAAATCACATGACAGAACAGTCTCAAAGAACTGTGGATCTTCCCAGCCGGCAGCGGGAATATCTGCAGCACCTCCGCAAGGAAGTAGTGGAGATGAGCAG GGTTCCTGATCCACCAAGACGAGAGGGTCAGTATCCCACTGATATTGAACTCCTTCTGCGTGACTACAGTCGTGCTCGTGAGGAAGCGAAGACAGAGATTGCCAAAGCGCGAGTACGGCTACGTGAGAGGACGGAGCAGGAGAAGCGGAGATTAGAGCAACAGGCTCTCACACAGTCTGTAAAG GATCATCTGAGGCTTTGTACACGTGTTAGTAATAGCACCTTGTGCACTGGTTCCAACCTAAGTCTCTCTTCTGGACCTACATCTGGCTACAACAGCAGTAATGCAGCTCTGCTGAAAGATGGTACCTCACCATCTGTACAG ATCACTGGAGTCTCAGATAGGGAGTTAAGAGTCAGGTCTCGACCTCCCATGATCCCTCCTCAAAGTTTAAAGGCTCCTCGTGCATGGCTGTCAGCTCAGG ATATTCGTGTGGAGAGCTCCTCCTCTGGATATGAGCTTCACTCCTCGTCCTCTCCCTCATCTCCTGGACGACAGCGCACCTGTTCTTTTAGTTCTCCCTCATCTATTTCTATTTCGTACCAGGACATTGCAGACTGTACTCTCACAAGTGCAATATCAGAG GTTCATTTAGCCTCTGGAGGAGATGTAAGGAATCTGCTATCAGGGAGCGCAGAAGCTGGCTGGAG ataccAGGGATTAGAGAACGGAGTTCAGACCTTCCACCGGCCCTCCTCCAGACCCTCTGCTCATGGGTTTTTGGGTGCCATGGAACTGGAGAGACCCTTAGCTAGTCTGTGGAGTTTAATCCGAGATCACTCCAAGATTCATCTCTACAACAAATCTCTAAAGTCTGCCTGGACACGATTGCTAGATGACACTACACAACTAG TCTACCTGCTGACTGATCCATCCAACTGTCATATGAAGCAGCCGCGGGATTTCTGTTGCCTGAGCACTGAGTCCAAACGG GATGATATGTGGGTGTTGGCCATGCAGTCTGTATTTGAAGAGTCTCTCCCTCGCCCAAGCATGGACACTGTACGTGGAGAGATGTTTCCCAGCGCATGGATTCTTCAGCGCAGCCAGCGGCAGGGTCGAGAGATTGTTACAGTTATCTATCTACTACAG GTTGATTTGGGAACTCCAACCCTGCCTCAGAGACTGTTGAATGTAGTGGCCAGGAAGCAAGCAGCTGTAATCGCAGACCTTGATACCTTTTTGGCGTTGTGA